GCGGCTCCTTATGGAAAAGCCAATCGCTTCGAATCGCCTATTTAAGCCAAGATGTCAATGACCTTCCACTCGAACAAACGGTGCTCCAATATCTCGATGTAGTCGACCGAGAGCGAATAGCACAGGCACGTACGATATTAGCGAACGTCGGACTAAAAGAAAAAGTTACAAAACCGATCAGCGCGTTAAGTTTAGGGGAGTGTACGAAAGTAAAACTGGTGAAGATGATTCTACACGACATCGACTTGCTTATTTTAGACGAACCGACCAATCATTTAGACCTTCCAAGCCGTGAGCAACTAGAAGAAACGCTCCTCGACTTTCCAGGAACACTGCTGGTCGTGTCCCATGACCGTTATTTTATCGAAAAAATATGTAACAAGTTATTAGTCATTGACAACCAACAAATTAAACGAATCGAAAGCGGGTTGAAGGAATATAGTGAAAATCGTGATAAAGAGAAGGCTCTAACGAAAAATCAGCTAGCAAATGAATTAGCCATTATCGAAACGAAAATAACGGAGCTGCTCGGGAACATTAGTTTACTAACACCAGGTACAGAGGAATATCAAAAAATTGATGAGGAACTAACAGAATTAATGAAGAAAAAGCGGGAATTCGTGAAGATAATGGAGAAATAATACCGATGATTAAACAAAGAGGGGGACTTTTTAGTATGAATTTTTACAGCTTCCCCTCTGTTTTAAATGTTATTACAAAGTGGTAGAAAATGAACATTCCTATTTCCAAACTCAATTGGTTGATTTGGCTTTTTCCATTACTGTATTTCATTCATGATGTGGAAGAAATTTTAACTGTAGAGGAGTTTCTTACGAAGCATTCGGATGTCGTACCGATTAAAATAACAACCTTAGAGTTTACTTTGGCCTTTTTGCTTTTATGGATATTTACGTTCATAGGATGCTATAAAGCTTCAAAGAATAAACGCTTTTTAGGTTTGGAATCTAAGACTTTCTTTTCCTTTTTAGTACCTGGCATATTTTTAGCTAATGGAATCGGTCATCTAATCCAATTGATTTTATTTCAAAGCTATGTGCCAGGGATCATTACATCGATCGTTATTATCTATCCCTATTCCTTCATTACGCTAAAATACTTGATTCATGAGCAATTATTAACCGTGAGAAAGTTTCTTTTATTTTTATGTTTAGGCTTTATTTTACAAGCTCCCATTGCATTACTTGCACATATCATTGTAAAAGGAATGGTCTATTATGTACCTTTGTTATTTAATGAACTGGTAGATAAAGGGGGATTTTGATAAACAGCCTAAAATGTATTTCATGGACCAAGATGTGTCAAGATGTAAAAAAATCCCACCCTCAATCATTTGACGGTGGGATTTTCTGATGTTAACGAGCCTGGCTATTTTCCTTAACCACTGTTGACACTATTTGCTCATTCTTCACTTCTAATAAATAATGTTTCCATACGTGTTCTCTGCCGCCATGCTGGTCATACCAGGCTTTCACACGCTCAACATGTGCTTGATCACTTCTTACTTTTTCTTCAATTTTTTCATAATCCTCAAAGCTTTCATACTCCCAGATGGCAAAGATTTCAACAGGTCCTTTAGTTATCTCTAATTCGATTTCTTTTCACAAAAAAGGATCTGATATGAATCAGACCCCTTCGCTTTTATCATTTTGATCTTTATTATGCTTATTCCCTTTACTATTATCGCCACTCGTTGGGTTCGTTGATAGTGGATCGGTGTGCTTTGGTGAGTTTTGATTCATGCTTCCTTTATTATATTTTTTCGTCATATTAACCGCTCCTTTTTAAGAAAATGTCGGTAAGTTGTCTAAATTGTTTGTTGGGTCCCCATCAGCATTGCTGCGAATATAATGTTCACCGTCTTTGCCTTTAAAAATATTGACCCCTGAAATCGCTCCACGTTCGACTTCCTGCAGCGCTTCGTGATACCAGAGCACACGACCGGAAGACGTTTTAAATTTAATAATGTCGCCATCCCCATTTTTTTTCACAGCAACAATTCTTTCTTGTGCCATCCCTCATCAACTCCTTTTCCACCGTTTAGCATGTCCACTCCAGAAATGTTTATTCAAGTAACACGGTTAAAGAAAGTAGATAGGTAAACGACGGAGGTACGGAATCCAAACTGGATGAACGCGTTTGAGACCATTTGCAAAATAGAGCGAAACGTAAAAAGAGGGGGCTAATTTAAGCCCCCTCTTTTTGCTGGATACCGATGTTTACAGAAGTAAAAATGCTAAAGGTGTCACAATAATAATTGTGAGCACAACTCGTTCAACCCAAATAACAAGCATTTTCGTGATGGAAATTGGAATTTCGGTTGATAAAATACATGGTACAAGCGCAGAGAAGAAAATAATTGCCGATACAGAAACCACTCCAATAACAAACTTGGTTACGAGCGCGGCTTCTGTTACGAGCAGTGCTGGTAAAAACATTTCGGCTATGGAGATCGCTACCGCCTTGGCTGCAAGCATAGGCTCTGGAAGTTGTAATAATGCGGTGAAAGGATAGAAGATGTAACCAAGCCAATCAAATAGCGGGGTATATTCTGCCAAGACAAGTCCAAGCAAGCCGACAGACATAATCGACGGTAAAATGGACATGGTCATAATAAATCCATCTTTTAAATTTTGATAAATATTTTTCCATAAAGAAGGCGATTTTTCCGCAGCGGCCATTGCTTCTTCCCAAGCTTTTTGAACTCGATTTCCTTTCACGACCTCTTCTTGTTTTCCTTTTAATCCGTTAAAATACTCATCACTCATTGATTTTAACGGCCAGATGCGGACTGTGATAGCGGTTACAATAAACGTCACGATTAATGTTGTCCAAAAGTATATATTCCACATTTCCATTAAGCCAAGCGTTTTGGCGACAACAACCATAAACGTGGCAGATACCGTTGAAAAACCTGTTGCAATAATCGCTGCTTCTTTAATCGTATACTTTCCTTCTTTAAATACTCGATTCGTGATAAGTAAACCGATGGAATAGCTGCCCACAAATGAGGCAACAGCGTCAATCGCAGAACGGCCTGGCGTCTTCCAAATCGGTCTCATCACCGGCTGCAGAAGTACTCCGATAAATTCAAGTAAGCCATATCCCACTAATAGCGCAAGAAATACAGAACCAATTGGAACAAGCAAGCCAACAGAAATAACAAGCTTTTCAAATAAGAATGGACCCATATTTGGGGCAAACAACCAAGAAGGACCTGTTTTTAATATTAATAATATAGCTGCTATAAGACCTAAAATTTTCAATATAGAGAACGCGATGTTCACTTTACTAGAATTCCATTTTTTAGTATAAAAAGGGTATAAGGCTCCGAGAAAAATGACAATCAATGCGTAATAAGGTAATACGGACGGAACGCTTTTTTGAATCGTACTTACAATATGATCAAGCATAATCGATGATTTTTCTCCAATGGTGACCGGAATAAAAAACATAAAAATCCCAATAGCACTGTAAACAATAAATTTAAAAACATTGATTAATGGTACTCTCGGCTTTCCTAAATTCGTCGGTAACGAATTACTATTTAACGGAGTATTTTTCATCCCATTTCCCCCTATCATGGAAAATTAATGTAGTTTAGGATTTTATTAAAGAAAGAATCTTTTTATCTCCCTTTTAATTACTGAAAAAACGACTTTTAATTATAAAATATTCATAATATTCTGTATTAATTATACTATAATTGGGCAACATGGAAATATTTTTTGATTGATAGGTGGGCGGTGGATTTTTATATCAAAAGAAGATTTTAAAATTATAAACTCATTACCCTTTTATTTGTCATTCAGAATAGTGGCATAGATACTATAAAAAAACTGGCTTATTTTGTAATACAGTGTCAATGTCTTTAATTATTTGATTTTTCATGTCTTTTGGAAAGCGAGGGGGAACGGTTAGTGGAAAAAGAGATCCTGTCCCAGCGATTTCGTCATTTTGCCGAAATAGAATGTAAAGGGTCATCCGAGTTATATGAGCATTTGTCCATAAATATAGCTGAAGATGACGAACTGCTGGAATTAGCTGCACACACTCGACCTGGTCAGCCTGTTCCTAACTTATTATTCGGTGCGGTTCACTACTTGTTACTGAAAGGAAAGAAACATGAACTTCGTGAATATTATACGAGTTTAGTAGAGCATCCAAAAGATGTCACAGAATCCTTCTCTTCTTTCCGGGAATTTTGTTTACAAAACAAGCAGGAGATAATCCCGATTCTTCAACAAAAACTTGTCCAAACGAACGAAGTCAGACGTTGTGCTTATTTGTACCCTGTTTTTTGTTTTATTTACGATCAAGTAAAAAAGCCGTTAGCACTCGTGGAGATTGGAACGAGTGCCGGATTCCAGCTGTTATGGGACCAATACAGTTATTCGTATGGAACGAATAAACGGTATGGGAACGTAGAGTCTAAAGTACACATTACTTCTGAAATAAAAGGAAATCGGCAACCGTTCTTTATAGAAAAAAGTCCGCCAGTGGTTCAAAGAATTGGAATTGATTTGTATATAAATGATCTTAACAACCATGAAGATGAGTTATGGCTCAAAGCATTAATTTGGCCTGAACATAAAGAGCGACGAAAGCTGTTTGAAAAAGCGGCTAGTTGTGTGAAAAATCAACCATTGCAGTTGATGGAAGGGGATGGAGTATTATTACTCCTTGAAATGGAAAAGCAAATTCCTCATGACTCAGTTCTATGTATCTTTCATACTCACGTCGCCAATCAAATACCAGAAGAAAGGAAAAAACAATTGATAGAAAACATTCGGACGATTGGCCAAACAAGAGAGGTGTTTCATCTTTATAACAATATGTGGGACCGAAAACTCCATCTTGATTACTTTATCAATAAAAAAGAATACAAGACTACTGTTGGAGAAACGGATGGCCATGGTCGCTGGTTTACGTGGGAATTATAGAGGTGAATACGATGTTATATGAAGTAAAAAAGCTATTAGAAAATAACGAATTTGAAAAAGCCCGAACAACGCTTCTAAAACTATTAGAAAAACAACCTGATCATCCCGAACTTAACTTTTATTGTGCCTCCGCCCACGATGCGTTAGGTATAGAAAGAGAAGCGATACCGTATTATGAACAAGCACTAGTGTGTCAAATTGAAGGCGAACTTCGTGAGGCCACGTATGTTCAACTAGGTAGTAGTTACAGATGCATAGGTGAGTATGAAAAGGCTAAGCAAGTATTCAAGAAAGGGATAAAAGAGTTTCCAACAAACTTAGCCCTTCAAACATTTATAGCTCTAACGTTGTACAACTTGGAAGAACATTCAGAAGCTGTTTCTACATTACTAAAGGTATGTATTCATTCCTCCGATGACAAGTGGATTTTCAAATACAGAACAGCACTCCAATATTATGGTGAACATCTGGATGAAACTTGGTAAA
The genomic region above belongs to Bacillus sp. (in: firmicutes) and contains:
- a CDS encoding DUF3892 domain-containing protein produces the protein MAQERIVAVKKNGDGDIIKFKTSSGRVLWYHEALQEVERGAISGVNIFKGKDGEHYIRSNADGDPTNNLDNLPTFS
- a CDS encoding tetratricopeptide repeat protein, whose amino-acid sequence is MLYEVKKLLENNEFEKARTTLLKLLEKQPDHPELNFYCASAHDALGIEREAIPYYEQALVCQIEGELREATYVQLGSSYRCIGEYEKAKQVFKKGIKEFPTNLALQTFIALTLYNLEEHSEAVSTLLKVCIHSSDDKWIFKYRTALQYYGEHLDETW
- a CDS encoding HXXEE domain-containing protein, which produces MNIPISKLNWLIWLFPLLYFIHDVEEILTVEEFLTKHSDVVPIKITTLEFTLAFLLLWIFTFIGCYKASKNKRFLGLESKTFFSFLVPGIFLANGIGHLIQLILFQSYVPGIITSIVIIYPYSFITLKYLIHEQLLTVRKFLLFLCLGFILQAPIALLAHIIVKGMVYYVPLLFNELVDKGGF
- a CDS encoding DUF2332 domain-containing protein, producing MEKEILSQRFRHFAEIECKGSSELYEHLSINIAEDDELLELAAHTRPGQPVPNLLFGAVHYLLLKGKKHELREYYTSLVEHPKDVTESFSSFREFCLQNKQEIIPILQQKLVQTNEVRRCAYLYPVFCFIYDQVKKPLALVEIGTSAGFQLLWDQYSYSYGTNKRYGNVESKVHITSEIKGNRQPFFIEKSPPVVQRIGIDLYINDLNNHEDELWLKALIWPEHKERRKLFEKAASCVKNQPLQLMEGDGVLLLLEMEKQIPHDSVLCIFHTHVANQIPEERKKQLIENIRTIGQTREVFHLYNNMWDRKLHLDYFINKKEYKTTVGETDGHGRWFTWEL
- a CDS encoding YjiH family protein, which gives rise to MKNTPLNSNSLPTNLGKPRVPLINVFKFIVYSAIGIFMFFIPVTIGEKSSIMLDHIVSTIQKSVPSVLPYYALIVIFLGALYPFYTKKWNSSKVNIAFSILKILGLIAAILLILKTGPSWLFAPNMGPFLFEKLVISVGLLVPIGSVFLALLVGYGLLEFIGVLLQPVMRPIWKTPGRSAIDAVASFVGSYSIGLLITNRVFKEGKYTIKEAAIIATGFSTVSATFMVVVAKTLGLMEMWNIYFWTTLIVTFIVTAITVRIWPLKSMSDEYFNGLKGKQEEVVKGNRVQKAWEEAMAAAEKSPSLWKNIYQNLKDGFIMTMSILPSIMSVGLLGLVLAEYTPLFDWLGYIFYPFTALLQLPEPMLAAKAVAISIAEMFLPALLVTEAALVTKFVIGVVSVSAIIFFSALVPCILSTEIPISITKMLVIWVERVVLTIIIVTPLAFLLL